A window of Pristis pectinata isolate sPriPec2 chromosome 33, sPriPec2.1.pri, whole genome shotgun sequence contains these coding sequences:
- the LOC127585659 gene encoding chromobox protein homolog 6-like, which translates to MELSAVGERVFAAESIIKRRVRKGRIEYLVKWKGWAIKYSTWEPEENILDARLIAAFEQRERERELYGPKKRGPKPKTFLLKARAQAEALRIGEMHFSMKPGPGGSAKIPGSLAAYKLKKNIRRCYRTSKRGLARAEPQPGLSGQARPPLPLPESVRIINRKAEPRKRKRSRIILNLKVIDKGSKALGKAKIPSRNRVIGKSKKFSESILRTQIRHLKFNNFSVYDKSFHTLPGDGRRAEGDPGTSRSEPPPPSAPRYPGDLAPQAGSEWPGPGGERGGGAKPPGESPSPAVPDWREAEALDLSLPPESAAAARRPPPGAQAQAPGSDTEPELSDWRPEMSPCSNVVVTDVTTNLLTVTIKEFCNADNFVKAPAVNK; encoded by the exons ATGGAGCTTTCGGCGGTGGGCGAGCGAGTGTTCGCGGCGGAATCGATCATCAAGCGGCGGGTGCGGAAG GGCCGCATCGAGTATCTGGTGAAATGGAAAGGATGGGCTATCAA GTACAGTACTTGGGAGCCAGAGGAGAATATCTTGGATGCCCGTTTAATCGCGGCGTTCGAGCAAAG GGAGAGGGAGCGGGAATTGTACGGACCGAAGAAACGAGGCCCCAAGCCCAAAACCTTCTTGTTGAAA GCCCGCGCACAAGCTGAAGCCTTGCGGATTGGGGAGATGCACTTTTCCATGAAGCCGGGTCCCGGCGGATCAGCCAAGATTCCCGGCAGCCTGGCAGCCTACAAGCTGAAGAAGAACATCCGCCGCTGCTACCGGACGTCCAAGCGGGGCCTGGCTCGGGCCGAGCCTCAGCCGGGACTGAGCGGGCAGGCCCGGCCCCCGCTCCCGCTGCCCGAGAGCGTGCGGATCATCAACCGGAAGGCCGAGCCGCGCAAACGGAAGCGGAGCCGCATCATCCTCAACCTTAAGGTCATCGACAAGGGCAGCAAGGCGCTGGGCAAGGCCAAGATCCCCTCGCGCAACCGGGTCATCGGCAAGAGCAAGAAGTTCAGCGAGAGCATCCTCCGCACCCAGATCCGCCACCTCAAGTTCAACAACTTCTCCGTCTACGACAAGTCCTTCCACACGCTGCCCGGTGACGGGCGGAGGGCCGAGGGCGACCCCGGCACCTCCCGCTCCGAGCCGCCGCCCCCCTCTGCCCCCCGTTACCCTGGCGACCTGGCCCCCCAGGCGGGCAGTGAGTGGCCGGGCCCGGGAGGTGAGAGGGGCGGCGGGGCCAAGCCACCCGGCGAGTCCCCCAGCCCGGCCGTGCCCGACTGGAGGGAGGCCGAGGCCCTGGACCTCTCGCTGCCCCCTGAGTCAGCTGCCGCTGCCCGCCGCCCTCCCCCCGGCGCCCAGGCTCAGGCCCCCGGCTCCGACACCGAGCCTGAGTTGTCGGACTGGCGGCCCGAGATGTCGCCCTGCTCCAACGTGGTGGTGACGGACGTGACCACCAACCTGCTCACCGTCACCATCAAGGAGTTCTGCAATGCCGACAACTTCGTCAAAGCTCCTGCTGTAAATAAGTaa